A single region of the Brienomyrus brachyistius isolate T26 chromosome 10, BBRACH_0.4, whole genome shotgun sequence genome encodes:
- the gpx3 gene encoding glutathione peroxidase 3 has protein sequence MTALAGRWILPVLLVNSLQLALSNQNVQICDPNTVDTIYNYGAVTLNGSRYVPFSEYMGKTVLFVNVATYUGLTLQYLDLNALHEEIKDYGFTILGFPCNQFGKQEPGDNHEIMSALKHVRPGNGFVPNFTMFQKGDVNGDVEQGVFRFLKNACPPVGESFGNPTNRLFWEPLKVSDIKWNFEKFLVGPNGKPVMRWFPRVNVSDVRASVLRYLSFSQTQRRLPLTRY, from the exons ATGACGGCGTTGGCCGGTCGCTGGATTTTACCAGTGCTCCTGGTGAATAGTCTCCAGCTGGCTCTTAGCAACCAAAATGTCCAG ATCTGTGATCCTAATACCGTAGACACCATTTACAACTATGGTGCAGTAACTCTAAATGGCAGCCGGTATGTCCCCTTCAGTGAGTACATGGGGAAAACTGTGCTCTTTGTCAATGTCGCTACCTACTGAGGACTCACTCTTCAGTACCTTG ATCTGAATGCACTACATGAAGAGATTAAAGATTACGGCTTCACCATTCTCGGGTTTCCCTGCAACCAATTTGGGAAGCAGGAGCCTGGGGATAATCATGAAATTATGTCAGCTTTAAA GCATGTACGACCAGGAAATGGATTTGTTCCAAATTTCACAATGTTCCAAAAAGGTGATGTTAATGGAGATGTCGAGCAAGGAGTCTTCAGATTCCTTAAG AATGCTTGCCCCCCTGTCGGAGAGAGTTTCGGGAATCCCACCAACAGGTTATTTTGGGAGCCTCTGAAGGTCAGCGACATCAAGTGGAATTTTGAGAAGTTTCTTGTGGGACCAAACGGCAAGCCTGTGATGAGGTGGTTCCCCAGGGTCAATGTGTCCGATGTCAGGGCCAGTGTCCTCAGATATTTAAGCTTTTCCCAAACCCAGAGACGCCTTCCTCTCACCCGCTATTAA
- the LOC125750838 gene encoding small integral membrane protein 3-like, whose amino-acid sequence MLPAHILEIWAILLVILATIIVMTFLLACPAASVVIYRIRTSPSRPVNS is encoded by the coding sequence ATGCTCCCGGCACATATCCTTGAGATCTGGGCCATTCTGCTCGTCATCCTAGCCACAATCATCGTCATGACCTTCCTGCTGGCGTGCCCAGCAGCTTCCGTCGTTATCTACAGGATTCGGACTAGCCCCAGCAGGCCCGTAAATTCCTGA